TTCAAGAACTCATCGATCAGGTTCGCACCATCGAGCCTGCGTTGCACCTCGAGGCAAAGGATGCGATCTATCGCATCAATCGCGATATCCGGTTCTCGAAGGAGAAGATCCCCTACAAGACCCATCTAGCCGGACACATCAATCTTCGTGGGAAGAAGGCCATGGGCTATCCGGGGTTCTACTTTGAAGTGGGTGCAAAGGGTGGAGCAGTTGGAGGGGGCGCGTACATGCCTGAGAAGGAAGAGCTTGCATCCATCCGCGACCTTATCAGTCACGAAGGCAAGGACCTCCACAAGCTGCTCAAGGCAAAGTCATTTGTGTCGCTGTTCGGAGAACTCAAGGGCGAGAAGAACAAGGTGTTACCAGCTGAGTTCAAAGAGGTGGCTGTTAAGGAGCCCCTTATCGCCAACAAACAGTTCTACTATTGGGCCGACATACCAAAAAGCGTCTTCACCAGTCAGGACTGTGTGAAGACGCTTGTGGAATACTACAAGGCCGCTAAGCCTCTCAATGATTTCTTTGCTCAGGCGCTGGACTGAGCCCTGTACTTAGAAGGTGTACGAGATGGTTCCGGTTACTTGACGTCTGAGGATCGTACCACCGAACACTTCATAGTGTTGACGGTCCAATAGAT
This region of Ignavibacteria bacterium genomic DNA includes:
- a CDS encoding DUF2461 domain-containing protein is translated as MIVMLSKEYFAFFSQLEKNNTKEWFDANRSTYEQYVKAPFKNLVQELIDQVRTIEPALHLEAKDAIYRINRDIRFSKEKIPYKTHLAGHINLRGKKAMGYPGFYFEVGAKGGAVGGGAYMPEKEELASIRDLISHEGKDLHKLLKAKSFVSLFGELKGEKNKVLPAEFKEVAVKEPLIANKQFYYWADIPKSVFTSQDCVKTLVEYYKAAKPLNDFFAQALD